The following are from one region of the Coffea eugenioides isolate CCC68of chromosome 2, Ceug_1.0, whole genome shotgun sequence genome:
- the LOC113763987 gene encoding protein STRICTOSIDINE SYNTHASE-LIKE 2-like has protein sequence MGSELFWAASTILAIAVSISVGFEVVSCSPGPKDCQILGSEKFPIINATGPESVVFDRYGGGPYTGISDGRIIRWLSSERRWTNFAITTPNRNGCEGPQDHIPTESRCGLPLGLSFNRKSGKLYIADAYKGLLVVGPNGGLATPLANEAEGVPFKFTNDVVVDQDSGVVYFTDSSTIYSVRDSASVISTGDKSGRLLKFDPKTNQATVLLNNLMLPNGVALSKNGDFLLVAETTNSRILKYCLEPSKAGTVEIFAKLPGRPDNIKRNQKGEFWVAVISLYTKVNPYGSIVKLSQNGDILKILEAGNGEAWRYGSDVNEQNKNLWIGSFTEPYVAKLKIYS, from the exons ATGGGTTCAGAGCTCTTTTGGGCAGCTTCCACCATTCTTGCCATAGCGGTATCAATCTCAGTTGGTTTTGAAGTCGTGAGTTGTAGTCCTGGACCAAAAGATTGTCAGATTCTAGGGTCTGAAAAATTTCCCATTATCAATGCCACTGGACCCGAGAGTGTGGTGTTTGATAGATACGGTGGCGGCCCATACACTGGCATTTCCGATGGCCGGATAATCAGGTGGCTTTCCAGCGAGAGGCGTTGGACCAATTTTGCTATAACAACTCCGAACAG AAATGGTTGTGAAGGTCCGCAAGATCATATTCCCACCGAGTCAAGATGTGGCCTGCCGTTAGGTCTAAGTTTCAATCGGAAGTCTGGTAAGTTGTACATTGCAGATGCTTATAAGGGCCTTCTGGTTGTAGGTCCTAATGGCGGATTGGCTACGCCATTGGCAAATGAAGCTGAAGGAGTTCCTTTCAAATTCACCAACGATGTAGTTGTTGATCAAGATAGTGGCGTAGTATATTTCACGGACAGTAGCACTATATATTCAGTAAG AGATTCCGCTTCAGTGATAAGTACAGGGGATAAATCGGGAAGATTATTAAAGTTTGATCCAAAAACTAATCAAGCAACAGTTCTACTCAATAATCTCATGCTTCCAAATGGGGTGGCACTAAGCAAAAACGGCGATTTTCTGCTAGTTGCTGAAACTACAAATTCTAGAATACTGAAGTACTGCCTTGAGCCATCAAAAGCTGGTACAGTTGAAATCTTTGCAAAACTTCCAGGAAGGCCAGATAACATCAAAAGAAACCAAAAGGGTGAATTTTGGGTTGCAGTTATATCACTGTATACCAAGGTTAATCCTTATGGATCGATAGTTAAATTGAGTCAAAATGGtgatatattgaagatattggAGGCTGGAAATGGAGAGGCATGGCGATATGGTAGCGATGTGAATGAACAGAATAAAAATTTATGGATAGGATCTTTCACAGAACCTTATGTTGCCAAGCTAAAAATCTATAGCTAG